From the Motacilla alba alba isolate MOTALB_02 chromosome 1, Motacilla_alba_V1.0_pri, whole genome shotgun sequence genome, the window aaaggctgtgactgctcagctgcatccttgatggATTATGAAGTAGAAACACTTCCCATGGACCAATCCAGGATGCACCagttgcattccacagcagcagagagttatTGTTTGCATTCCtctcctgaggctcctcagcttctcaggagaagaaaatcccgGCAGAAGGATTTTCGTAAAATATGTTTGTGACATTCTCCCCTCCCTGTCTCCATccccctgcctttccctgccgCCActctcccatcccatccccaccGGCTCCCGTCCCCGTGCCTGTGCCCACATGACTCCGCTGTCCCTATCCTCGCCTCCCGTTCCCTCCCCGCCTCTCGCTCCTCCCCTGCCTCTCTTCCGTGCCCGCCTTCCGTCGCCGCTGCTTTTCCGTGCGCCCGTGTCTGCTGCCTGTGTCCGTGGCCCACCggtgcccctgtccccatccctgtccccagccccgtccCCTGCCCGCTTCGGCGCTGTCCCGGCGCTGTCCCCGGCTGTCCCGGCGCTATCCCGGCGCTGTCCCTGGGTGTTCCGGCGGTGTCCCCGGGTGTCCCGGCGCTGTCACCGGTGGTTCCGGCGCTGTCGCCGTGTGTCGCGGCGCTGTCGCCGTGCGTCCCCGCGTGTCCCCGCGTGTCCCATGTCGCGGCGGGCGGTGCGGGTGCTGCGGCTGGGCGCGGTGCCGTACGCGGAGGCGCTGCGGGTGCAGGAGCGCTGCgtggcggcggcgcgggcggcgcggggcggcccgGGGGGTGATGTCCCGGGGGATGCCGTCCCTGCGGAGAGCGTGGTGCTGAGCGAGCCGGCTCGGCCCGTGTACGCctgggggctgcggggcgcgccgggcgcggcggcggcggcggcgctgcgggcgcggggcgcggcgctggtggcggcgcggcgcggcgggcaCATCACCTTCCACGGCCCCGGGCAGCTCCTCGCCTTCCCCGTGCTCGACCTGCGCCGCCGCCGGCTGCCTCTCCGCGGCTACGTGGCCGGGCTGGAGGCGCTGGTGCTGCGGCTGTGCCGGCGGCTCGGGCTGCGAGCGGcgcgggcgctgccgccgccctTCACCGGGGTCTGGATGGGCGACAGCAAGCTCTGTGCCATCGGTGAGCGGGGACGGCGCcgggctgggcacaggggtgCTCCGCGTGTGGAGAGGAAGggtccagggagagctcagagccctgccagggcctgaaggggaGAGCTGGATGGGGACTTgggggacaagggatggagggacaggacgCAGGGAATGACtggcactgccagaggacaTGGTTAGATGGGATCTTGGGAGGGAATTCttgcctgtgagggtgggcaggccctggcacagggtgcccagagcagctgtggctgcccctggatccctggcagtgcccaaggccaggctggacagggcttggagcagcctgggagatggtgggaggtgtccctgcccatggaacacCTCCCAGCCCAACCCGTcctgccattccctgggcacaggggcagagcGCTGCGGGAACCTGCAGCTGTAGGCACCGGGGAGTGAGGGTGGGGGCACACCAGGGAGCatgcaggggtgggactggcaCCCAAGAGGAGGGGGCAGCACAAtctggagcccctgcagcccacccGGCCCGCAGCACTGTGCACCCCttgctcccagggctggctgcctgcctgcagcccagtCCCCAGCCTTGCCCCTTCCCTTGCACCCCTCCACATCCTCTACTTCATCCTGGGACCCTGCAGCCTGGATTTggggtgctgcagctccccccGTGGAAATTCCAGCGGTGGGAGGTGTTtgggggtgcagggctggggtggaggGTCTGGACATGCTGCTCCCCACCTGCCCCAATTTTGGGGGGAGCCTCTCTGTGggtttcccctggcagaagggAGCACAGCGTGCTGGGGGGAGGATGATTTTAGCGATCGGGGCAGCCCGGTGATGGTGCTGACGGGGGGATGCTCTCGGCCCCGCAGGTGTGCACTGCGGGAACCACATCACCTCGCACGGGCTGGCGCTGAACTGCTGCACCGACCTCTCGTGGTTCGAGCACATCGTCCCCTGCGGGCTGGAGGGCACGGGCGTCACCTCGCTCAGCCGCGAGCTGGGCCACCACGTCGCCGTCAGCCACgtcctccagcccttcctcgACTCCTTCCAGGAGGTGTTTGAGTGCACTTTGGTCTCTTCAGAAGACCCCGGGGATTAGGATTGTTGTTCTGCCTTGGACGAGTGTGCCCCGGgccagggcagccccggggGTCTCTGTTCTGAGACGAGTTCTGGTGCCTTTGCCTGGGGACTGTGAGTGGACCGTGGCACAGGgtttcaggctgctgctggaccaTCCAAACCTGCCCTGGGGATGGCCTGTGAGCCTCCATCCCCCTGCTGAGACCTCCATGGGTGCCACTGACCATCCAaacctgccctggggctggcctGTGAGCCTCCATCCCTCAGCTGACACCTCCGTGGGTACCATGTCCCCACGTCACTTGCTGGGGGAGTACCCAAACAGGtgcttttgtgggtttttttctgctttttgccccacaaaaattaaagaatgtGTGAATGCTCATGAATCCACATGAATTCACGTGGGTCATCCTTCCCTTGCTGGTGGGTGAAAAGAGGCAGATTTTATACATAAAGAGAGTTGCTGGGAACTTTGGCTGCTGATCCTTTTCTCATTTACTTACCCCAAGAGTTTATCAGGGGCAATCTTTTTGTCACCCTGAGCCCGGGGAAACCCTCACGTGGCAGAGATCCTGGCGCCAGGGAGGGTAGAAGGGGGCTGTAAACCCTGGTGGGTGGAAAGCTGTGGAGACAGTGgaaaagggggaggaggagggaaacgGGTCACAAGGAGGGAAGATCCTGTGGGACCTGTGGATCCTGTGGGACCACACAGCATTCCAGCTGGGCAGTGTACACCTGCAGCCACGGGGTCTGTGGGGCTAGAGCTGCTGTCAGCCCTCCTGAAATTGCTGTCCCATCATGAACTGAGTTAATGGACGGGTTTATTCAGGGCAGGGAAGTCAGCCTGGGGCTGAAGTACCCAcaccctgctcagagcaggaccTGACCCCCACCTTCAGCCCCTCACTGCTGTTCTGggccccctccctgccccacgAGCTTtggcctctctgctgctgccagctccttgTGGGTGCccagtggggctgggaaggggcaaAAGCAGCAGGCTGAGCTCCGGGAGGGCACGGTGAGCAGGAGGAACATGCCTGGGCAGGCTCTGTGCCATCTCAGGGCTCAGGGACTGCCGGACGAGGAGGGACAGGAAAGCGTGACCGGCAGCATGTGCGGGGGGGGGGGACGCGGAGGGAGCCCGGCTCTCCCGCCCCACGGAGCCACATAAcgccccacagagccccacaAAGCCCTATGAAGCCCCATAGAGCCCCGGCTGTGCGGCTGGGGCCGGGAGCCGGCGCTGGGGACACGCCGGTGGCCGCGGCAGGTGGCTCTGCCCGGGAAGGGGAGGAGGCTGGCGGCGCTCCCGGCCCGCCTGCATCCCTCCCCGCCGGCTGCGATGCTCAGTCCCGGCTCAGCCTGGCAGCGGCgcgggcagggagggcacacGAGGTGAGTGCGAGCCCCCCTTGTCGCGCCCTGTCCCCCGCTCCTTACACCCCCCTTAGGGTGCGTCCCCCCAAGTCGTGCCCCTAAGTTGGGTCCCCTCCTGGGATAAACCCAGATCTTGCCCCAAACTTCCCAAATTCAGCCTAATTCTCTTCAgtcaggaaggcaggcaggtCCCACCTCATCCCTGCCGGCTCCTGGCCACTcagccccttcctcctcctcctcctcctggtaGCTGGGGTGTCGTCCTGGGAGGTGCACCCCGAGTTTAGGGTGGTCCGTTTGGGATCCTCTGCATGGGTAGAGCTGTGGGTGCAGCAGGCGAggggtgctggggagctgctgggagacaGGCTGGGTCCCTGGGGGCACTGGTGTGTCCCAAAGGATGGCACAAGtgggggctgtgtccctgtcgCCCCCTGGCCGTGCCTGCCCCGGGGCCCCGGCAAGCTGTGAGGGGGGCTGGCAGAAGGGCATCATGGCAAAGGAGGGATGGCAGCTCAGGGGGAGCCTAGCGCCCAAAAGGAAGGGAAATCCCCAGGCAGGGGATTTTAGGGCACCTCAAGATGGGTTCACAGCCATCTGcggggggctgtgccagctctgcgCCCTGCAGCGGGGCAGGATATGAGCCCACCATGCCCACACATCCCCGGGGAGAGCAGGCTGTGaacccagccctcctgctcccttgggacagcagtgtccccacactgtccccagtcccggggaggagagaggggcagagcctgggaaagATGAAAATTCAGTCTTTCCATGGAAAGACTGAAATTCAGGGAGAGGGCTGCTGGGAATGCAGAGggctgctgggaatgctcctgccctgtggcagaGGAGCACTTTGGGGtcaggctgtgccctggggacacctgtgcagtgccctgtgagccctgtgctccctgcagcccgGGGAGGACATGGATGAGACGAACCGCACGGAGCCGTGGCAGCGGAGCCTGCAGGCGGTGCTGAGCGCCCTGAACCGGACCCTGCTCGGGGCcgtgccctgccccagcccggccccgggggccACACGAGGTGGCCAGGCTGGCCGCCACGCCAACGCCTACATGTACATCCTGTTCGTCATGACGCTCTTCGCCGCCACCGTGGGCAGCCTCATCCTGGGCTACACCCGCTCCCGCAAGGTGGACAAGCGCAGCGACCCCTACCACGTCTACATCAAGAACAGGGTCTCCATGATCTGAGCCCGGCACACGCCCTGTCCCCCCGGAGCCAGCGGGCTCATCCCGCTCGCTGTGGGGTGCggcagtgctgctggccccagagctgctgggagccccccaaagctgctgaggacaccccaaagctgctgaggacaccccaaagctgctggaaacaccccaaagctgctgggagccccatggagctgctgaggacaccccaaagctgctggaaacacccccaaagctgctgggagccccatGGAACTGCTGGGAGCCCCATGGAGATGCTGAGGACAtcccaaagctgctggaaaCCCCGcaaagctgctgggagccccatggagctgctgggagccccccAAAGATGCTGGAACCCCCCAAAGCTGCTGGAACCCCCCTAAAGCTGCTGGAACTCCACTGTGGAGGAGCTCAgtcctgctgtgagcagctccaggatgtcctggctggcaggagctgggagaacGTGACCTGCAAGCAGGTGCTGGTCCCGCAGACCCACCTGGGCTCCAccgtggggctggcagggcagctcttTTCCCAGcgtgggctggcaggagccttCAAGGAGAatatttccccatttccttACTCAGtcagccctccctgggctcccagcagctgtggcagcgGTGAGCGGGTTTTTCTGGTGCTGAAACCCTGTAATGCttgagctgggctgggccctgctTCTCTGGCAGGGAATTAAAGGAGGTGGTGGGCTCAGGGTGCTTGTGTTTGCTTCTCCCGCCAGCAAAGTTGGGGTTTGGGGCAATCCGTGGGGCACGGCTCTGTGCCAGAGCCCAGGGGTGCTGAGAGGGCTGAACCTCTGCTGTGTGCCGCCGAGGAGGCTCCAAGGACAGCGTTTCGCTGGCACCGCAGCCCCTAGATGGGATGGAGCGGGATGGGACAAACCCCCGGGATGGAGAGGGATGGGACAAACCCcgggatggagcaggatgggaCAAACCCCCGGGATGGAGCGGGATGGGACACATCCCCGGGATGGGACAAACCCCGGGATGGAGCGGGATGGGACAAACCCCCGGGATGGAGCGGGATGGGACAAACCCcgggatggagcaggatgggaCAAACCCCCGGGATGGAGCGGGATGGGACACATCCCCGGGATGGAGCGGGATGGGACACATCCCCGGGATGGGACAAACCGCCGGGATGGAGCGGGATGGGACAAACCCCCGGGATGGGACACATCCCCGGGATGGAGCGGTCCCCACATCGCATTCCCAGCCGGAGGCTcggtccctctgtccccctgcTGCGCGGGCAGCGCTGCAGCCTGGCCGGAGGCGCGTGGCTCCAGGCATCTCCCAAGGCCTCTCCGGGCTCCGGATGGCGATGCCGGAGTCtttcctgcttccttcctgctgtcagctgcagctttggCCTTTTGTACCGCAGGTCCCAAATGCGTTTTCCACGGGGTGAGGGTGCAGCGGGGGGTGGGAAAGGGATATTCTGgggtcctgctgggctccttgGCTTTGGCTCTGCGGTGGAGCTGGCCGGGTTTGGACCTGGCCTGTGGGGTGGCCGGTGTCCAGGGCAGTAAATGTCCTTGTCCTTCAAAACAGGCGGTGGGGCAGCGCCAGTGCCTCGCACGCCCTAACCTGTTCATAATGGCATAATGAACGCCTTTAATTGCAGCTAGATTAGCTGGCGCACGGGGGCCTTTCCGCCTGCATTCCAAGGTCAAGCACAGTTGCAATCCTGAGCCCGAGCTGTGACGCCAAACCCTAATCCAAGAAATAACAGTGGACGTGAGTGTGTGTGGGGTAGGGCTGCAAACCTTGGCACGGCGGCAGCAGCCCAGTGGCCAGGCCTAGTTTGCCCTGGGCTTGGGCACAAATCCTGGAGCCGGGGGGAATGGGGAGCCCGTTCTGGGGCTGGTCCCAGTGGGATTCCTGGGTGCAGGTGTCCTCAGGCACCCGGCCCGAGCGGGAAGTGGTTCCCGAGGCTTCGGTCTGTTTATCCGGCACCTGCAGcgctgggaaaggaaaacaaacctttaTCTGCAAATAAACCAGGGGAATTGGGCCAGGAGGCACAGAGACACACgctgtgctgctccttttcctccacCTGCCTGGGTTTGTCCTCCTCCAACACCAGCGGGATGAGCCgtggagcagccagggccaggaTGTGGGACCAAGGGATGGGGGCTGGATGGTGAGCGTGgtaccccaaaacccccccagtGAGGTGGAATTCTTGCTTTTCCCACTTCTGGGAGAGAAGGATGCATCTGGTGACTTCGTAATCTCTTCTGATGCTGTGACCCAAGGGGGAAAACCCTGTTAAAAGATACTCATAAAAATTtgggggagaaaataaaaaaaatgctgttcatCCCTAATCCGGAAGATTCTGAGGGTGGAAATC encodes:
- the LIPT2 gene encoding putative lipoyltransferase 2, mitochondrial, translating into MSRRAVRVLRLGAVPYAEALRVQERCVAAARAARGGPGGDVPGDAVPAESVVLSEPARPVYAWGLRGAPGAAAAAALRARGAALVAARRGGHITFHGPGQLLAFPVLDLRRRRLPLRGYVAGLEALVLRLCRRLGLRAARALPPPFTGVWMGDSKLCAIGVHCGNHITSHGLALNCCTDLSWFEHIVPCGLEGTGVTSLSRELGHHVAVSHVLQPFLDSFQEVFECTLVSSEDPGD
- the KCNE3 gene encoding potassium voltage-gated channel subfamily E member 3; this translates as MKPHRAPAVRLGPGAGAGDTPVAAAGGSAREGEEAGGAPGPPASLPAGCDAQSRLSLAAARAGRAHEPGEDMDETNRTEPWQRSLQAVLSALNRTLLGAVPCPSPAPGATRGGQAGRHANAYMYILFVMTLFAATVGSLILGYTRSRKVDKRSDPYHVYIKNRVSMI